One window of Medicago truncatula cultivar Jemalong A17 chromosome 2, MtrunA17r5.0-ANR, whole genome shotgun sequence genomic DNA carries:
- the LOC25486021 gene encoding floral homeotic protein AGAMOUS isoform X2, with product MDFPNESMSDSPQRKIGRGKIEIKRIENTTNRQVTFCKRRNGLLKKAYELSVLCDAEVALIVFSSRGRLYEYANNSVKETIARYKKACSDSSGTGSATEANAQFYQQEADKLRVQISNLQNNNRQMMGESLGSMNAKELKNLESKLEKGISRIRSKKNELLFAEIEYMQKREIDLHNNNQLLRAKIAESERNHSHHSNINMSMLPGGTNYEPMQSQNQQQQYESRGYFQVSGLQSSSSQMTALQPSSQYARQDHMSLQLV from the exons ATGGATTTTCCAAATGAATCCATGTCAGATTCTCCACAGAGAAAGATTGGAAGGGGAAAGATTGAGATCAAAAGGATTGAAAACACGACGAATCGTCAAGTAACTTTCTGCAAAAGAAGAAATGGTTTGTTGAAGAAAGCATATGAATTATCTGTTCTTTGTGATGCAGAAGTTGCTCTTATAGTCTTCTCTAGCCGTGGACGGCTCTATGAGTATGCTAATAACAG TGTCAAAGAGACTATTGCAAGGTACAAAAAAGCATGTTCAGATTCATCTGGCACTGGATCTGCTACTGAGGCTAATGCTCAG TTTTACCAGCAAGAGGCAGACAAATTGCGTGTGCAAATTAGTAACCTGCAGAATAACAACAG GCAAATGATGGGTGAATCTTTGGGCTCTATGAATGCCAAGGAACTGAAAAATCTGGAGTCTAAATTAGAAAAAGGAATTAGTCGGATTCGTTCCAAAAAG AATGAGCTGTTATTTGCTGAAATTGAATACATGCAGAAGAGG GAGATAGACTTGCACAATAACAACCAACTTCTGAGAGCAAAG ATAGCTGAAAGTGAGAGGAACCATAGCCACCATAGCAATATTAATATGAGTATGTTGCCTGGAGGCACAAACTATGAACCTATGCAGTCTCAGAATCAGCAGCAGCAATATGAGTCTCGTGGATACTTTCAAGTTTCTGGATTACAATCCAGTAGTAGTCAAATGACTGCATTACAACCAAGTAGTCAGTATGCAAGACAAGACCACATGTCCCTTCAATTAGT TTGA
- the LOC25486021 gene encoding floral homeotic protein AGAMOUS isoform X1 has protein sequence MDFPNESMSDSPQRKIGRGKIEIKRIENTTNRQVTFCKRRNGLLKKAYELSVLCDAEVALIVFSSRGRLYEYANNSVKETIARYKKACSDSSGTGSATEANAQFYQQEADKLRVQISNLQNNNRQMMGESLGSMNAKELKNLESKLEKGISRIRSKKNELLFAEIEYMQKRQEIDLHNNNQLLRAKIAESERNHSHHSNINMSMLPGGTNYEPMQSQNQQQQYESRGYFQVSGLQSSSSQMTALQPSSQYARQDHMSLQLV, from the exons ATGGATTTTCCAAATGAATCCATGTCAGATTCTCCACAGAGAAAGATTGGAAGGGGAAAGATTGAGATCAAAAGGATTGAAAACACGACGAATCGTCAAGTAACTTTCTGCAAAAGAAGAAATGGTTTGTTGAAGAAAGCATATGAATTATCTGTTCTTTGTGATGCAGAAGTTGCTCTTATAGTCTTCTCTAGCCGTGGACGGCTCTATGAGTATGCTAATAACAG TGTCAAAGAGACTATTGCAAGGTACAAAAAAGCATGTTCAGATTCATCTGGCACTGGATCTGCTACTGAGGCTAATGCTCAG TTTTACCAGCAAGAGGCAGACAAATTGCGTGTGCAAATTAGTAACCTGCAGAATAACAACAG GCAAATGATGGGTGAATCTTTGGGCTCTATGAATGCCAAGGAACTGAAAAATCTGGAGTCTAAATTAGAAAAAGGAATTAGTCGGATTCGTTCCAAAAAG AATGAGCTGTTATTTGCTGAAATTGAATACATGCAGAAGAGG CAGGAGATAGACTTGCACAATAACAACCAACTTCTGAGAGCAAAG ATAGCTGAAAGTGAGAGGAACCATAGCCACCATAGCAATATTAATATGAGTATGTTGCCTGGAGGCACAAACTATGAACCTATGCAGTCTCAGAATCAGCAGCAGCAATATGAGTCTCGTGGATACTTTCAAGTTTCTGGATTACAATCCAGTAGTAGTCAAATGACTGCATTACAACCAAGTAGTCAGTATGCAAGACAAGACCACATGTCCCTTCAATTAGT TTGA